In the Pyrolobus fumarii 1A genome, one interval contains:
- a CDS encoding multiheme c-type cytochrome encodes MRRVALATLSLFIALLLASGIATAMTFEWGDYINLAGVKLTKESQDCVECHLRATPFIVYDWYKSKHRIVGVGCYECHAAQPGTRPDVFEHYGYYITLVVTPKQCGRCHPSIAEEFQKSVHAFAGLHAYALSEFPAYWTIVAAQFGWTEDFKLPKEYIVTEWVPEIVREFTGDNEYGKEVLYGDPTNAIIPYNPLGLDIDNYRVTKALYIWGIRGCLGCHGVRLDVKDAFAYPSLDELMKYMKEGKAPDKVIFDPAFVTNHGIGRVNPDGSLGSCEACHPYHSFSVKIARKGAYQACGRCHTGPDHPNDEQWSKSVHGAIFWGEAEDWDWDKPVNNWVPGRDFRAPTCVTCHMAAVYNERGEVKYASSHDVAIISKFKLGRWLVTLPRLPGLPDPAFPGATATQPAVFKSPTTGEEIKLVYPEPDWKARRQRAIDMCAQCHTKRYAASWLKTYDWMIILVDYMRDKYVLDIVTKLQEKGLFTPMDKWIVRNLGAMANRPTKMSAAHFGPDFVWWEGIMHFAEKIEEWLIDLYERPAIRKKAPEIIEEIEHILPWLKEQFEGETGATGATATMSKVEKELVVSEIEKTVNTLITQLPEVKEYVKKIEGSEAKEAIVKPLVTDVPVKTDGAVKVLKVDVGEEGGSTNALASLLALAFGMVAFAVRRVA; translated from the coding sequence ATGAGACGCGTAGCACTAGCCACCCTATCCCTATTCATTGCCCTACTACTAGCCAGCGGCATCGCTACTGCAATGACCTTCGAGTGGGGCGACTACATCAACCTGGCGGGCGTGAAGCTGACGAAAGAGTCGCAGGACTGTGTCGAGTGTCACCTGCGTGCAACACCATTCATCGTCTACGACTGGTATAAGAGCAAGCACCGCATAGTGGGTGTAGGCTGCTACGAGTGTCACGCAGCCCAGCCCGGTACCAGGCCAGACGTCTTCGAGCACTATGGCTACTACATAACGCTCGTAGTGACTCCCAAGCAGTGCGGCCGCTGCCACCCATCAATTGCTGAGGAGTTCCAGAAGAGCGTCCACGCCTTCGCAGGCCTACACGCTTACGCGCTATCCGAGTTCCCAGCATACTGGACCATCGTTGCGGCACAGTTCGGCTGGACTGAGGACTTCAAGCTACCCAAGGAGTACATAGTGACCGAGTGGGTGCCAGAGATCGTCCGCGAGTTCACCGGCGACAACGAGTACGGTAAGGAGGTACTCTATGGCGATCCAACCAACGCGATCATACCCTACAACCCGCTAGGCCTAGACATCGACAACTACAGGGTTACCAAGGCGCTATACATCTGGGGTATCAGGGGCTGTCTAGGCTGCCACGGTGTAAGGCTAGACGTCAAGGATGCATTCGCCTACCCGAGCCTAGACGAGCTAATGAAGTACATGAAGGAGGGTAAGGCGCCAGACAAGGTGATCTTCGACCCAGCATTCGTCACCAACCACGGCATTGGTCGCGTCAACCCGGACGGCAGCCTAGGCAGCTGTGAGGCGTGCCACCCATACCACAGCTTCAGCGTCAAGATCGCTAGGAAGGGCGCCTACCAGGCCTGTGGCCGCTGCCACACTGGCCCAGACCACCCGAACGACGAACAGTGGAGCAAGAGCGTCCACGGCGCTATCTTCTGGGGCGAGGCTGAGGACTGGGACTGGGACAAGCCAGTCAACAACTGGGTGCCAGGTCGCGACTTCAGGGCGCCAACCTGTGTAACCTGCCACATGGCTGCGGTGTACAACGAGAGAGGTGAGGTCAAGTACGCGAGCAGCCACGATGTTGCGATCATCAGCAAGTTCAAGCTAGGTCGCTGGCTAGTCACACTACCAAGGCTGCCAGGCCTACCAGACCCAGCCTTCCCAGGCGCCACTGCCACACAGCCAGCAGTCTTCAAGAGCCCGACAACCGGCGAGGAGATCAAGCTAGTCTATCCGGAGCCCGACTGGAAGGCTAGGAGGCAGCGCGCTATCGACATGTGTGCCCAGTGCCACACGAAGAGGTATGCTGCCAGCTGGCTAAAGACCTACGACTGGATGATCATACTAGTCGACTACATGAGAGACAAGTACGTGCTAGACATAGTAACGAAGCTGCAGGAGAAGGGCCTCTTCACGCCAATGGACAAGTGGATAGTGAGGAACCTCGGTGCCATGGCTAACAGGCCGACCAAGATGTCTGCAGCCCACTTCGGCCCAGACTTCGTCTGGTGGGAGGGCATAATGCACTTCGCCGAGAAGATCGAGGAGTGGCTAATCGACCTATACGAGAGGCCAGCGATCCGCAAGAAGGCCCCAGAGATAATCGAGGAGATCGAGCACATACTGCCATGGCTCAAGGAGCAGTTCGAGGGTGAGACTGGCGCAACTGGCGCGACTGCCACCATGAGCAAGGTCGAGAAGGAGCTGGTGGTTAGCGAGATTGAGAAGACAGTCAACACCCTAATAACTCAGCTACCAGAGGTCAAGGAGTACGTCAAGAAGATTGAGGGTAGCGAGGCTAAGGAGGCGATTGTGAAGCCGCTAGTAACCGACGTCCCAGTCAAGACCGACGGCGCGGTTAAGGTGCTAAAGGTCGACGTTGGCGAGGAGGGCGGCAGCACCAACGCTCTTGCCTCCCTACTAGCGCTAGCATTCGGTATGGTCGCGTTCGCGGTCAGGAGGGTAGCCTAA
- a CDS encoding fibrillarin-like rRNA/tRNA 2'-O-methyltransferase, whose product MSEVVNIYEHEKYKGVYIVELEDGSTRLATKNLVPGQRVYGERLFKWKDAEYREWNPYRSKLAAALLKGLEELPVKEGDRVLYLGAATGTTPSHVSDIVGEKGKVFAVEFAPRVMRELVVVAESRPNLYPILGDARKPHEYRYIVEMVDGIYADVAQPEQAALVADNADFFLRDGGWLLLAIKARSIDVTKEPSEVFKREIEVLKQRGFEIVDMVHLEPFDKDHAMVYARFRRKKSEQ is encoded by the coding sequence ATGTCCGAGGTAGTAAACATCTACGAGCACGAGAAATACAAGGGCGTGTATATTGTCGAGCTCGAGGACGGCTCTACCAGGCTCGCCACCAAGAACCTCGTGCCGGGCCAGAGGGTCTATGGCGAGAGGCTCTTCAAGTGGAAGGATGCTGAGTATCGCGAGTGGAACCCGTACCGTAGCAAGCTCGCGGCAGCACTCCTAAAGGGCCTCGAGGAGCTGCCGGTGAAGGAGGGTGACCGCGTCCTATACCTTGGTGCTGCGACTGGTACAACACCCAGCCACGTGTCCGACATTGTCGGCGAGAAGGGTAAGGTGTTTGCAGTAGAGTTTGCCCCCCGTGTCATGAGAGAGTTGGTCGTTGTTGCAGAGTCTAGGCCAAACCTCTACCCGATTCTAGGCGATGCGCGCAAGCCACACGAGTATCGCTACATAGTGGAGATGGTGGACGGCATCTATGCGGACGTTGCACAGCCGGAGCAGGCAGCCCTAGTGGCTGACAATGCCGACTTCTTCCTGCGTGATGGCGGCTGGCTACTACTAGCAATCAAGGCAAGAAGCATCGACGTCACCAAGGAGCCCAGCGAGGTGTTCAAGCGCGAGATCGAGGTACTGAAACAGAGAGGTTTCGAGATCGTAGATATGGTCCATCTAGAGCCATTCGACAAGGACCATGCAATGGTTTACGCGCGCTTCCGCAGAAAGAAGTCAGAGCAGTAA
- a CDS encoding M28 family peptidase: protein MQLNVRQVLERLAGFGEAVAGSEEARALSEELARLVEEVTGTAPRVVRFPVATWRDEGAIVECGGLRLEARVLPQTLGGIEAGRLVEVHCTTPRCFQHVSPGDVVVARLPEDPDDVTTLYVHALEAGASALIVYDRWPGRFRRIVVSGRWDYAWLPSPAPMPAVHMRAEDGSKLVKLCTGMRVRVEASASIREGQGRTLELLLNEGEEREIIIMAHYDHWLSGAGDNLAGVVSLLEALRVIRGEGVKGFTLRALLLDAEEFGDPMLPAWYWSYGSRWYAKMLSDTELLDQVVLALNLDLPVLRRLKLAATPEVRGLVERLASNTLEFDVEEFETCYSDGYQFAKLGVPSATLYNVEDYVEWYHTDADTPSVPDEVAIIEAGRLAGRVALEAGRLGPKALDYRGYIRVLESIAHEAPLEYRRGVYMLSEEARLALEREDYDGLHRAFRLVNMTLGHCVFLGDYKWDSGGFRAMLAPRLRVVLEEFRRVLDKRVGGPGDVVIPGVEDHLAVALPQPVKLWVYKRGAALTRQFWEALESAFKHAVVDAARSVAEALVEAYEVLRARRETAR, encoded by the coding sequence TTGCAACTTAACGTGCGCCAAGTCCTTGAGAGGCTAGCGGGCTTCGGGGAGGCTGTTGCGGGCTCTGAGGAGGCGAGAGCATTATCCGAGGAGCTTGCACGCCTCGTAGAGGAGGTTACCGGTACAGCACCCCGCGTTGTTAGGTTCCCGGTGGCCACGTGGAGAGACGAAGGCGCCATAGTTGAGTGTGGTGGGTTGCGTCTCGAGGCTCGTGTTCTACCCCAGACTCTAGGTGGCATAGAGGCTGGTAGGCTGGTAGAAGTGCACTGTACCACGCCACGCTGCTTCCAGCATGTTTCTCCCGGTGACGTGGTTGTTGCACGACTGCCAGAGGATCCGGATGACGTGACTACCCTCTATGTACACGCGTTGGAGGCTGGCGCCTCAGCCCTGATAGTTTATGATCGGTGGCCCGGTAGGTTCAGGCGTATCGTTGTCAGCGGGCGCTGGGATTACGCGTGGCTTCCGTCACCAGCCCCCATGCCAGCTGTGCACATGCGAGCCGAGGATGGCTCAAAGCTTGTAAAGCTGTGCACGGGTATGAGGGTGCGCGTGGAGGCCAGCGCTTCGATTAGGGAGGGTCAGGGTAGAACACTGGAGCTGTTGCTGAATGAGGGTGAAGAGCGCGAGATAATTATCATGGCGCATTACGATCATTGGCTGAGTGGCGCTGGTGATAACCTTGCTGGTGTTGTGTCACTCCTCGAGGCGCTTAGAGTTATCCGAGGAGAGGGTGTGAAGGGTTTCACACTGCGCGCGTTACTCCTCGACGCTGAGGAGTTTGGAGACCCGATGCTACCAGCATGGTATTGGTCGTACGGCTCTAGATGGTATGCTAAGATGCTCTCTGATACCGAGCTGCTAGACCAGGTTGTACTTGCGTTGAACCTCGATCTTCCTGTATTGAGGCGGTTAAAGCTGGCCGCTACTCCCGAGGTTCGCGGCCTAGTGGAGCGCCTAGCTAGCAACACGCTAGAGTTTGACGTTGAGGAGTTCGAGACGTGCTATTCTGACGGTTACCAGTTTGCGAAGCTGGGCGTCCCCTCGGCAACGCTATACAACGTTGAGGATTACGTTGAGTGGTATCATACCGATGCGGATACCCCAAGTGTACCCGATGAAGTCGCCATTATCGAGGCTGGGAGGCTTGCTGGCCGAGTAGCCCTGGAGGCCGGGAGGCTGGGGCCAAAGGCGCTCGACTACAGGGGCTACATTCGCGTCTTGGAGAGTATCGCTCACGAGGCTCCTCTAGAGTACCGCCGCGGTGTATACATGCTGTCCGAGGAGGCGCGTCTCGCGCTTGAACGCGAAGACTATGACGGGTTGCACCGTGCATTTCGCCTGGTGAACATGACACTTGGCCACTGCGTGTTCCTCGGTGATTACAAGTGGGACTCGGGTGGGTTCCGTGCGATGCTTGCACCCAGGCTTAGAGTGGTACTTGAGGAGTTTAGGAGAGTTCTTGACAAGCGTGTAGGGGGGCCTGGCGACGTTGTCATCCCCGGCGTAGAGGATCACCTAGCAGTAGCGTTACCGCAACCCGTGAAGCTCTGGGTGTATAAGAGGGGTGCTGCCTTAACCCGCCAGTTCTGGGAGGCTCTCGAGAGTGCATTTAAACACGCTGTTGTTGACGCCGCAAGGAGTGTAGCCGAGGCTCTTGTCGAGGCCTACGAGGTGCTACGGGCACGCCGCGAAACTGCACGTTGA
- the aroE gene encoding shikimate dehydrogenase, with protein MLVGPKRLYGLIGHPVAQSLSPVIHESVYRKVGVEAVYLLWDVEGREVHFVVEGLRNLANGFNVTIPHKERVRAHCDSESSEVSILGAVNTVKVEGAKLHCFNTDVYGVERCLRGLASDGFTMLVLGAGGAAKAAVLAAQHLGASTVIISNRTRSRAVQLAGIAEALGLRARVVAWPPPREAIEEADVLFNATPLGMEGVGGAPPVDTDAISPKHVVFDAIYKPLETPLIRAARERNARTVDGLCMLVWQALEADRIWLGIDPSEKLYQAARKAALEALQRAVSRRARSTS; from the coding sequence GTGCTGGTGGGTCCTAAGCGACTCTATGGTCTTATCGGTCACCCCGTGGCTCAAAGCCTCAGCCCAGTTATACACGAGAGTGTCTATCGTAAAGTGGGTGTCGAGGCAGTTTACCTCCTCTGGGACGTAGAGGGGCGCGAGGTGCATTTTGTTGTCGAGGGTTTGAGAAACCTAGCTAACGGTTTCAACGTAACCATTCCACACAAGGAACGCGTCCGGGCGCACTGTGATAGCGAGTCCAGCGAGGTAAGCATCCTCGGCGCGGTAAACACGGTAAAGGTTGAGGGTGCAAAACTCCACTGCTTCAACACAGACGTGTATGGTGTAGAGAGGTGTTTGAGGGGTCTAGCGTCGGACGGGTTTACGATGCTAGTACTAGGGGCGGGTGGCGCAGCCAAAGCGGCGGTGCTAGCCGCGCAGCATCTTGGGGCATCTACAGTCATAATCTCTAATCGTACCAGGAGCAGGGCTGTCCAGCTTGCGGGTATCGCGGAGGCCCTAGGACTACGTGCACGTGTCGTAGCGTGGCCTCCGCCCCGAGAGGCCATAGAGGAGGCGGATGTGTTGTTCAACGCGACACCTCTTGGCATGGAGGGGGTCGGGGGTGCGCCACCAGTAGACACGGATGCGATAAGCCCTAAGCATGTCGTGTTTGACGCTATCTATAAGCCGTTAGAAACGCCTCTAATCCGTGCAGCTAGGGAAAGAAATGCACGGACTGTAGACGGGCTGTGCATGCTTGTCTGGCAGGCGCTTGAGGCAGACCGTATATGGCTCGGAATAGATCCTAGCGAGAAGCTATACCAGGCAGCTAGAAAAGCGGCATTAGAGGCTCTTCAACGTGCAGTTTCGCGGCGTGCCCGTAGCACCTCGTAG
- a CDS encoding ABC transporter ATP-binding protein: MAGSERLLVVKNLKVYFPLRRSLTEIVKRRPPRVVHAVDGVSFVIHRSEFYCLVGESGCGKTTTGRAILRLVPITSGDIYFRPRDEIIDALRKLLGGKNGAVFSDGFVDIVRIPEKAMRIVRRDMQLVHQDPYGSLNPRYRIRQILEEPLIVHGVKDPGKRRKIVIEALEAVKLTPPEEYMSRYPHQLSGGQRQRVAIARALVLHPRFIVADEPVSMLDVSIRAEILELLKSLQRDMGISFLFITHDLATARYVCDRIAVMYLGRIVEEGPADEVIGNPRHPYTRALLAAVPEPDPSNRLKYREVPIKGEVPNPINLPRGCRFAPRCVALDEHPEVRTACETREPPLVEVGAGHRTACWLVSNRAGGS, from the coding sequence GTGGCGGGGAGCGAGAGGCTCCTCGTAGTTAAGAATCTCAAGGTGTACTTCCCGTTACGTAGGAGTCTAACGGAGATAGTCAAGAGGAGGCCTCCGCGCGTTGTACATGCGGTTGACGGTGTTAGCTTCGTGATACATCGCTCGGAGTTCTACTGCCTCGTTGGAGAGAGTGGTTGTGGTAAAACCACAACGGGTAGAGCCATACTACGCCTAGTGCCGATCACTAGTGGCGACATTTACTTCAGGCCGAGGGACGAGATTATAGACGCTCTTCGAAAGTTACTAGGTGGAAAGAATGGCGCTGTGTTCAGCGACGGGTTTGTCGATATAGTCAGGATACCGGAAAAGGCTATGAGGATCGTTAGGCGCGACATGCAGCTAGTGCACCAGGATCCTTACGGTAGCCTCAACCCGAGGTACAGGATACGCCAGATACTAGAGGAGCCGCTCATCGTGCATGGTGTAAAGGATCCAGGTAAGCGTCGTAAAATCGTAATTGAGGCTCTTGAGGCGGTAAAATTGACCCCGCCGGAGGAGTACATGAGCCGCTATCCGCATCAGCTGAGCGGAGGACAGAGGCAAAGAGTTGCAATAGCAAGAGCGCTTGTGTTGCATCCTAGGTTCATAGTGGCGGATGAGCCGGTATCAATGCTCGATGTTAGCATACGTGCAGAGATACTCGAGTTGTTGAAGAGCTTGCAGCGCGACATGGGTATATCATTCCTCTTCATAACGCATGATCTCGCTACTGCAAGATACGTCTGTGATAGGATAGCCGTGATGTACCTCGGACGCATTGTGGAGGAGGGACCAGCTGACGAGGTGATAGGGAACCCGCGTCATCCGTACACGCGTGCCCTCCTAGCAGCCGTGCCGGAACCCGATCCGAGCAACCGACTGAAGTATCGTGAGGTGCCGATCAAGGGCGAGGTGCCGAACCCGATAAACCTCCCGAGGGGTTGTAGATTTGCACCGAGATGCGTCGCGCTAGACGAGCATCCAGAGGTGCGTACAGCCTGTGAGACTAGAGAGCCTCCGCTAGTAGAGGTGGGAGCAGGGCATAGGACAGCCTGCTGGCTGGTGTCTAACCGTGCTGGTGGGTCCTAA
- a CDS encoding CopG family ribbon-helix-helix protein, whose protein sequence is MASQQARRRRFGVSIPADLAASLDTLAKLLGKDRSSLITEALRTFIHDYVHLAKPHYCRGVIIVWSKEGETSKLREIVEEYMDVVRGHMHTHLDEYCIDLLVVAGESDRITSLARSILSLPGCTARYIPLSVLQLSGEREAYRGGEREAPRS, encoded by the coding sequence TTGGCCTCGCAACAGGCTAGGAGAAGGCGTTTCGGAGTATCAATACCAGCTGATTTGGCGGCAAGCCTTGATACTCTAGCAAAGCTGCTCGGAAAGGATCGCTCTAGCTTGATAACTGAGGCGCTACGGACATTCATACACGACTATGTGCATCTTGCAAAGCCTCATTATTGTCGTGGCGTGATAATAGTCTGGTCGAAAGAGGGTGAAACGAGTAAGCTTCGTGAGATCGTAGAAGAATATATGGATGTTGTGCGTGGGCATATGCATACACATCTAGACGAGTATTGCATTGACTTGCTTGTGGTTGCTGGCGAGTCTGATAGGATAACGAGCCTCGCTAGGAGCATTCTCTCGTTGCCGGGTTGCACAGCGAGGTACATACCCCTCAGCGTCTTGCAGTTGAGCGGGGAGCGTGAAGCATACCGTGGCGGGGAGCGAGAGGCTCCTCGTAGTTAA
- a CDS encoding metal ABC transporter solute-binding protein, Zn/Mn family, which yields MRVTVTLLITLLLVLSLSQHAAADRGVYIIVTFPSLAQEVEQLLCKGDRVDSIVPPSVDPHEYQLSPNDIVKLESADLIISTGHAPFEKRIEELVEKGDISAKLVVIWRVPGVRLVENPVTGRPNLHMPIYDPRNYIAFVKVLATELERLRPECASVYREKAAMIISSVEALLENAPRLDVDAVADTPVVQYAVEWLGVRVRIVLVPEPGMPTQPVLYDKSVEVLEDGGVAVVTKPVKSPASQELVRLAESRGAPVILVPSPSELGTIPEKLAFIVNQIRDIQKRGWVAASANLVPEVVKWFLVVGGASLAFGVLSVVVAARRLYFLAAGLPHSSLLAATLAIPISMVVGGPEYLWAALIAVGMVHAFSVLVEKGIDPDVAASVYVSATASASVAVMYYVLTRFPLQAGLWAYILGDPLLVGMEDVLVALVVAALVGSVVILTYREQVCIGLDPSSVRLAGLRVKLYDVLFISVLAAASVLLLRTVGFVVEHVMILLPGAIASTIARGMWKTLVLGVLVSLTAGIAGLALAITAGVAPAAAIGGLLVGFYVAALAARR from the coding sequence ATGAGAGTAACAGTGACGCTGTTGATAACGTTATTGCTCGTACTGTCCTTGTCGCAGCATGCGGCCGCTGATAGAGGCGTATACATCATAGTTACTTTCCCTAGCCTAGCTCAGGAAGTTGAGCAACTGTTGTGCAAAGGCGATAGGGTTGATAGTATAGTCCCGCCCTCTGTGGACCCCCACGAGTATCAATTGTCGCCTAATGACATAGTCAAGCTCGAAAGTGCGGACCTGATCATATCCACCGGGCACGCGCCATTCGAAAAGCGTATCGAAGAGCTTGTAGAGAAGGGGGATATCAGTGCAAAGCTCGTTGTTATATGGCGTGTACCTGGGGTAAGACTCGTCGAGAACCCGGTGACTGGCAGGCCAAACCTCCATATGCCCATCTATGACCCTCGTAACTACATCGCGTTTGTCAAGGTATTGGCTACGGAGCTTGAGAGGCTAAGACCGGAGTGCGCAAGCGTGTATCGAGAGAAAGCTGCGATGATAATCTCTAGTGTCGAGGCGCTTCTAGAGAACGCTCCTAGGCTCGATGTGGACGCTGTGGCTGATACACCTGTGGTACAGTATGCAGTTGAATGGCTAGGTGTGCGTGTGAGGATAGTTCTCGTGCCCGAGCCGGGTATGCCCACACAACCCGTGCTGTACGACAAGAGTGTTGAAGTGTTAGAGGATGGTGGTGTAGCCGTCGTAACCAAGCCTGTAAAATCGCCTGCTTCTCAAGAGCTTGTGCGGTTGGCTGAGAGTCGTGGTGCACCAGTTATCCTCGTCCCATCGCCATCAGAGTTGGGTACTATACCCGAAAAGCTAGCCTTTATTGTCAATCAGATTCGGGATATTCAGAAACGCGGATGGGTGGCAGCGAGTGCCAACCTGGTCCCCGAGGTTGTAAAGTGGTTCCTGGTTGTGGGCGGTGCTTCGCTAGCCTTTGGTGTGCTGAGCGTTGTAGTCGCGGCGCGAAGATTGTACTTCCTTGCGGCGGGGCTCCCGCACTCTAGTTTACTCGCAGCTACGTTAGCGATACCAATCTCCATGGTAGTTGGTGGCCCAGAGTACCTCTGGGCAGCGTTGATAGCTGTTGGGATGGTTCATGCTTTTAGCGTGCTAGTGGAGAAGGGTATAGATCCTGATGTAGCTGCTTCCGTCTACGTCTCTGCTACCGCGTCAGCCTCCGTAGCTGTGATGTACTACGTGCTTACGAGATTCCCGTTGCAGGCTGGGCTTTGGGCGTACATCCTGGGCGACCCGCTACTAGTAGGCATGGAGGATGTGCTGGTGGCGCTAGTAGTAGCCGCACTGGTCGGGTCGGTGGTTATACTCACTTACCGAGAGCAGGTGTGTATAGGGTTAGACCCGAGTAGTGTGCGACTCGCGGGTCTACGCGTGAAGCTCTACGACGTGTTGTTTATCTCGGTGTTAGCGGCGGCATCCGTTCTGCTGTTACGCACGGTGGGCTTCGTTGTGGAGCATGTAATGATATTATTGCCAGGCGCAATAGCGTCGACGATCGCGCGGGGCATGTGGAAAACGCTAGTGCTCGGTGTGCTCGTGTCCTTAACTGCGGGTATAGCTGGGTTAGCGTTAGCGATAACAGCGGGTGTTGCACCGGCTGCCGCAATAGGGGGGTTGCTAGTAGGGTTCTATGTGGCCGCTTTAGCCGCGAGAAGGTGA
- a CDS encoding KaiC domain-containing protein → MIGVVLHRVKIERLSTGVRGIDEMIQGGIPRGFFVAVVGEPGTGKTIFCIHFIAQGIREGDKNIYVTTEESRESIIKQAAQFGFDFERAIEENRLIIIDALMGGRDDPWSLRDLTPEALVEKVIEAKKSLGRGRARLVVDSMSAFWLDKPAMARKYSYYVKRVLYRWDFTALLVAQYAVTTSLGFGFGVEHVADGIIRFRKAVVGGVLRRYVIIEKMRQTQHDLRMHEIEIVDGVGMRVKQPTPYRKEDYALPRSVVERILEAEARRRKEILGSEESETIL, encoded by the coding sequence ATGATAGGTGTGGTCTTGCACCGTGTAAAGATAGAGCGACTATCAACTGGTGTACGTGGCATAGACGAGATGATACAGGGTGGTATTCCGAGAGGCTTCTTCGTGGCTGTCGTAGGCGAGCCTGGCACGGGCAAAACGATATTCTGTATACACTTTATAGCTCAGGGTATACGCGAGGGCGACAAGAACATCTATGTGACCACAGAGGAGTCTAGAGAGTCTATTATCAAGCAAGCTGCACAGTTCGGCTTTGATTTCGAGAGAGCTATTGAGGAGAACCGCCTCATAATCATAGATGCGCTCATGGGAGGCAGAGACGATCCCTGGAGCTTAAGGGATCTCACACCTGAGGCGCTCGTAGAGAAAGTTATAGAGGCTAAGAAGAGCTTGGGGCGCGGCAGAGCGAGACTAGTGGTTGACTCTATGAGTGCATTCTGGCTCGACAAGCCGGCTATGGCGCGCAAGTACAGCTATTATGTGAAGCGCGTGTTATACCGTTGGGATTTCACGGCACTTCTTGTGGCGCAATACGCTGTAACGACAAGCCTGGGTTTCGGTTTCGGCGTAGAGCACGTGGCGGACGGAATCATACGTTTCCGTAAGGCCGTAGTAGGTGGGGTTCTACGCCGTTACGTCATAATAGAGAAGATGCGTCAGACACAACACGATCTACGCATGCACGAGATCGAAATTGTTGATGGCGTCGGTATGAGAGTGAAGCAGCCAACCCCCTACCGCAAGGAGGATTACGCGTTGCCACGCAGTGTTGTTGAGAGGATACTGGAGGCTGAGGCGCGACGCCGCAAGGAGATTCTTGGTAGCGAGGAGAGCGAGACGATACTCTAA
- a CDS encoding ArsR/SmtB family transcription factor, with the protein MATVAGELEARRKPGIYEERDTLVVVGDEYILRVANALSSPTRLKILKLLLRTEADVGEIAELLGQSKANASAQIRRLEEAGLVQTEYKPGSRGVRKICKAPYRRILLVLEPGEE; encoded by the coding sequence ATGGCTACAGTCGCGGGAGAATTGGAGGCCCGAAGAAAGCCTGGCATCTACGAGGAGAGGGATACACTCGTAGTAGTAGGCGACGAGTACATACTAAGAGTGGCTAACGCGCTATCGAGCCCTACGAGACTGAAGATACTCAAGCTACTCTTGCGCACAGAAGCCGATGTGGGAGAGATAGCTGAACTGCTTGGTCAAAGCAAGGCGAATGCAAGCGCGCAGATAAGAAGGCTGGAGGAGGCAGGGCTCGTACAGACCGAGTATAAGCCTGGCTCTCGCGGCGTACGCAAGATATGCAAAGCGCCGTACAGAAGGATACTGCTAGTGCTGGAGCCCGGCGAGGAGTAA
- a CDS encoding RIO1 family regulatory kinase/ATPase gives MVILALTYKKLVDRDFRVLYAVEREMPRYEYVPVEVIERVSGLPSSHVKLSLDKLNKLKLLQRRLGAYIGYRLTWMGFDILALKSLVDRGIIEALGDKLGVGKESDVYSALAPGGKRVIIKFHKIGRTSFQHVVKFRPYAAERPWASWMFVAKLSAEREYRALEELFKVGARVPKPIARSRHAVVIDYVEGVELYEYREAQDPEGMLEKILDTVKKAYLEVGIVHGDLSEYNILVTLTEEGEEEPLIIDWPQYVEKDHPMAEHLLRRDVEYVVRFFRRRFRVTLDIEKAIKFVKGEVETLW, from the coding sequence GTGGTCATACTTGCACTGACCTACAAGAAACTCGTTGACCGCGACTTCCGAGTGTTGTACGCCGTGGAAAGGGAAATGCCGCGCTACGAGTATGTCCCAGTAGAGGTTATAGAGAGGGTTTCCGGCCTCCCATCTAGCCACGTCAAACTGAGCCTCGACAAGCTGAACAAGTTGAAGCTGTTGCAGAGAAGACTAGGTGCTTACATAGGCTACAGGCTAACGTGGATGGGTTTCGATATACTCGCGTTGAAAAGCCTAGTCGACCGTGGCATCATAGAGGCTTTGGGTGACAAGCTGGGTGTTGGAAAGGAGAGCGATGTCTATTCAGCGCTCGCGCCTGGAGGAAAGCGCGTCATCATAAAGTTCCACAAGATAGGAAGAACGAGCTTCCAGCACGTGGTTAAGTTCAGGCCCTATGCCGCCGAGAGACCATGGGCAAGCTGGATGTTCGTGGCTAAGCTTAGCGCGGAGAGGGAGTATCGCGCGCTAGAGGAGCTGTTCAAGGTTGGCGCGAGAGTGCCCAAGCCGATAGCGAGGAGTAGACACGCTGTCGTCATAGACTATGTGGAGGGTGTCGAACTCTACGAGTATAGAGAGGCGCAGGACCCGGAGGGGATGCTCGAGAAGATACTCGATACTGTAAAGAAGGCGTATCTCGAAGTGGGAATCGTACATGGAGACCTAAGCGAGTATAACATACTCGTGACGCTCACAGAGGAGGGCGAGGAGGAACCCCTCATAATAGACTGGCCGCAGTACGTTGAGAAAGACCACCCCATGGCTGAACACCTGCTCCGCCGCGACGTGGAATACGTCGTGAGGTTCTTCCGAAGGAGGTTTCGCGTCACACTCGATATCGAGAAGGCTATCAAGTTCGTCAAGGGCGAGGTCGAGACACTTTGGTAA